The proteins below come from a single Balaenoptera musculus isolate JJ_BM4_2016_0621 chromosome 1, mBalMus1.pri.v3, whole genome shotgun sequence genomic window:
- the LOC118906492 gene encoding histone H2A type 2-C: MSGRGKQGGKTRAKAKSRSSRAGLQFPVGRVHRLLRKGNYAERVGAGAPVYMAAVLEYLTAEILELAGNAARDNKKTRIIPRHLQLAIRNDEELNKLLGKVTIAQGGVLPNIQAVLLPKKTESHKAKSK, encoded by the coding sequence ATGTCTGGCCGCGGAAAGCAAGGAGGCAAGACCCGTGCTAAGGCCAAGTCGCGCTCGTCCCGCGCTGGCCTGCAGTTCCCGGTGGGGCGAGTGCACCGTCTGCTGCGCAAAGGCAACTATGCCGAGCGGGTGGGGGCCGGCGCGCCCGTCTACATGGCGGCAGTCCTCGAGTATCTGACCGCCGAAATTCTGGAGCTGGCGGGCAACGCGGCCCGAGACAACAAGAAGACGCGCATCATCCCTCGTCACCTGCAGCTGGCCATCCGCAACGACGAGGAACTGAACAAGCTGTTGGGCAAAGTCACCATCGCCCAGGGCGGCGTTTTGCCCAACATCCAGGCCGTTCTATTACCAAAGAAAACCGAAAGCCACAAAGCCAAAAGCAAATAA
- the LOC118906484 gene encoding histone H2A type 2-B — translation MGYPRHILLFEKEAVTAFLAVMSGRGKQGGKARAKAKSRSSRAGLQFPVGRVHRLLRKGNYAERVGAGAPVYLAAVLEYLTAEILELAGNAARDNKKTRIIPRHLQLAVRNDEELNKLLGGVTIAQGGVLPNIQAVLLPKKTESHKPGKNK, via the coding sequence ATGGGTTATCCTCGCCACATCCTTCTCTTTGAAAAAGAAGCTGTAACTGCATTTTTAGCCGTAATGTCAGGACGCGGAAAGCAGGGAGGCAAAGCTCGGGCCAAGGCCAAGTCACGCTCATCCCGTGCTGGCCTTCAGTTCCCCGTGGGGCGAGTGCACCGCCTGCTGCGCAAAGGCAACTACGCCGAGCGAGTGGGGGCCGGCGCGCCAGTGTACCTGGCGGCCGTGCTGGAGTACCTGACCGCGGAAATCCTGGAGCTGGCCGGCAACGCGGCCCGAGACAATAAGAAGACACGCATCATCCCTCGCCATTTGCAACTAGCCGTGAGAAATGATGAAGAGCTCAACAAGTTACTCGGGGGTGTCACAATTGCCCAGGGCGGCGTCTTGCCCAATATCCAGGCAGTCTTGTTGCCCAAGAAAACGGAGAGTCACAAGCCTGGCAAGAATAAGTAA